Proteins from one Bacteroidota bacterium genomic window:
- a CDS encoding VOC family protein has translation MKQSLMLISLVVRDYDEAIAFFTQKLSFTLIEDTYQPAQDKRWVVVAPPGDEGGARLLLARASTPEQETRIGRQTGGRVFLFLHTDDFWRDYEDMRMKDIKFVREPKEEPYGTVAVFEDLYGNWWDLIEPLDEN, from the coding sequence ATGAAGCAGTCCCTCATGTTGATATCCCTTGTTGTAAGGGATTACGACGAAGCTATTGCATTTTTTACACAGAAGCTCAGCTTCACCCTTATAGAAGACACGTACCAGCCAGCACAAGACAAGCGATGGGTGGTCGTTGCGCCGCCCGGCGACGAGGGGGGCGCAAGGTTGTTGCTGGCGCGTGCTTCGACGCCCGAGCAAGAAACGCGTATAGGCCGGCAAACAGGAGGGCGTGTTTTCCTCTTCCTGCACACCGATGATTTTTGGCGTGATTACGAAGACATGCGCATGAAAGACATCAAATTTGTGCGCGAGCCCAAGGAGGAGCCATACGGTACGGTTGCTGTATTTGAAGACCTTTACGGCAACTGGTGGGATCTGATTGAGCCGCTCGATGAAAATTAG
- the fbp gene encoding class 1 fructose-bisphosphatase, whose protein sequence is MGQFKTLEQFIIEQEQAIPIAAGAFTRLIRDIGIAAKIINREINKAGLVDIIGDFGATNVQGEAQQKLDVMADAEIIRALKRGGECCLLGSEEQENLIPIEKCRGLRGDYIVLFDPLDGSSNISVNVSVGTIFSIYRLPEGVQPGLDAVLRPGVEQVAAGYVIYGSSTMFVYTTGNGVNGFTLDPSVGEFLLSHPDIKTPRQGTIYSINEGYYNAFEYGLRQYIKWIQEPDEATGRPYTSRYIGSFVSDFHRNLLKGGIFMYPATKKNPSGKLRLLYEVNPTAFIAEQAGGLAVDGDIRVLEKTPTALHERSPLFIGSAAMVERVQEFLHATY, encoded by the coding sequence ATGGGGCAATTCAAAACCCTTGAGCAGTTCATCATTGAGCAGGAGCAAGCGATCCCCATTGCCGCCGGGGCCTTCACGCGGCTAATCCGCGACATCGGTATTGCAGCAAAAATCATCAACCGAGAAATCAACAAAGCCGGCCTGGTAGACATCATCGGGGATTTCGGCGCAACCAATGTGCAAGGCGAAGCGCAGCAGAAACTGGATGTTATGGCTGATGCTGAAATTATCCGCGCACTTAAGCGTGGCGGCGAGTGCTGTTTGCTTGGCTCGGAAGAGCAGGAGAACTTGATTCCGATAGAAAAATGCCGGGGCTTGCGGGGAGATTACATTGTACTGTTTGATCCGCTTGATGGCTCGTCCAATATTTCTGTGAACGTAAGTGTGGGTACCATCTTCAGTATCTACCGATTGCCAGAAGGCGTTCAGCCGGGGCTAGATGCGGTCTTGCGCCCGGGTGTAGAACAGGTTGCTGCCGGCTATGTCATTTACGGTTCGTCTACGATGTTTGTGTACACGACGGGCAACGGCGTTAACGGCTTCACGCTGGATCCGTCTGTTGGGGAGTTTTTGCTCTCACATCCCGACATCAAAACGCCGCGGCAGGGCACCATCTACTCAATCAATGAAGGGTACTACAATGCCTTTGAGTACGGACTCCGTCAGTACATTAAATGGATTCAGGAGCCTGATGAGGCTACGGGCCGGCCTTACACTTCGCGGTATATCGGTTCTTTTGTGTCAGATTTTCACCGCAATTTGTTGAAAGGCGGGATATTTATGTACCCGGCAACCAAGAAAAATCCATCCGGCAAGCTGCGGCTGCTATACGAAGTAAACCCAACGGCATTTATCGCTGAACAAGCCGGCGGCTTGGCTGTTGATGGAGACATTCGCGTGCTCGAGAAGACCCCAACGGCTTTGCACGAACGCTCACCACTATTTATCGGCAGTGCTGCCATGGTTGAACGGGTACAGGAGTTTTTGCACGCCACCTATTAA
- a CDS encoding sigma-70 family RNA polymerase sigma factor yields MAKRAESREVTRLLGELKTGDDGALGDLFPLIYDELHNLAHVQRRHWVGDHTLNTTALVHEAYIKLVNQAEMKWDSRSHFYGVASKAMRHLLVNYAESRKRQKRGGEIKKVSLESEFMPQDDLFSLADDRLDMLITLNDALKKLATLSERQANIVECRFFGGMNIAETADALQLSPATVKRGWAVAKTWLFKEMNT; encoded by the coding sequence ATGGCTAAACGAGCAGAATCTCGTGAAGTAACCCGGCTACTTGGCGAACTTAAAACGGGAGACGACGGCGCTTTGGGCGATCTTTTCCCGCTTATTTACGACGAACTTCACAATTTGGCGCACGTACAGCGGCGCCATTGGGTTGGCGACCATACCCTTAACACAACAGCGCTGGTTCACGAAGCGTACATAAAGCTCGTCAACCAGGCTGAGATGAAATGGGACAGCCGGTCGCATTTTTATGGCGTCGCATCCAAAGCAATGCGGCACCTCCTGGTGAACTATGCAGAATCGCGCAAGCGCCAGAAGCGTGGTGGTGAAATCAAAAAGGTGTCGCTCGAATCGGAATTCATGCCACAAGATGACCTGTTCAGCCTCGCCGATGACCGACTCGATATGCTCATCACGTTGAATGACGCACTCAAGAAGCTGGCTACCCTTAGCGAAAGACAGGCCAATATCGTTGAATGCCGTTTTTTTGGCGGCATGAACATCGCAGAAACTGCGGATGCGCTGCAGCTATCGCCGGCAACGGTGAAACGAGGTTGGGCTGTTGCTAAAACATGGCTATTTAAAGAGATGAATACCTAA
- a CDS encoding TIGR04282 family arsenosugar biosynthesis glycosyltransferase has product MEEAGKGALIVFAKVPQPGNVKTRLTALITPEEAAQLYAAFLKDALDVYLEMPIDVHLYFGPSEVTLPDDLRPDGTAVHTQKGDGLGPRMAAAFAECFVAGYKQCVIIGTDHPTLPQAFVQQAFDVLDKPGAISIGPSEDGGYYLLGMNSFYPQLFDGMAYSHADVFSQTLDRAADTGASVHVLPSWYDVDEPETLQRLVRDLHVSDFPLVRTRKVLAQLEGAYPALRSQI; this is encoded by the coding sequence ATGGAAGAAGCGGGTAAAGGCGCGCTGATTGTATTTGCAAAGGTGCCGCAGCCGGGTAACGTTAAAACAAGACTGACCGCGTTGATAACGCCGGAGGAGGCAGCCCAACTGTATGCCGCGTTTTTAAAGGATGCGCTTGATGTTTACCTCGAAATGCCCATTGATGTGCACCTCTATTTTGGCCCATCAGAAGTAACGCTGCCGGATGATTTACGGCCTGATGGTACTGCAGTCCATACACAAAAAGGAGATGGACTTGGCCCCCGGATGGCAGCGGCGTTTGCCGAGTGTTTTGTTGCCGGTTACAAGCAGTGTGTGATTATTGGTACCGACCATCCCACGCTACCGCAGGCCTTTGTTCAGCAGGCATTTGATGTGCTGGATAAGCCGGGCGCTATTTCTATTGGTCCCAGTGAAGACGGTGGTTATTACCTGCTTGGCATGAATTCGTTTTACCCCCAATTGTTTGATGGTATGGCCTATAGCCACGCCGACGTGTTCAGCCAAACCCTCGATCGCGCAGCTGATACTGGCGCATCGGTACATGTTTTGCCGTCCTGGTATGACGTAGATGAACCAGAAACACTGCAGCGGCTTGTCCGCGATCTGCATGTCAGTGATTTTCCATTGGTGAGAACCCGCAAAGTACTTGCGCAGTTGGAAGGGGCCTATCCAGCACTTCGCAGCCAGATTTAG
- a CDS encoding SpoIIE family protein phosphatase codes for MDAKQWTLVEHLFEEVKQVPEPDRNGFLLKKSKGDEAVVAEVEALLAADPDVNTFFEDFQEALFIKPSTAAVPVISSTEDPLLGQLIAHYQVEEKIGEGGMGVVYRARDTRLNRSVALKILRRDIGKDEAIRRRFLTEARAASALSHPNVATIYTAEPFSEEQLMIAMMFCEGGSLKARINQGRMEVSEAVEIAGQIGRGLQAAHKAGVVHRDIKPGNLLFDGSGNIRIVDFGIARFEGDTRLTLTSHAMGTLSYMSPEQAAGKADHRADIWSLGAVLYEMLTGQPPYAQNQTHAILYALVNEPVVPVSAFRPDLPARLEAILGKALQKDPSLRYADLGALLDDFEQLNQKSAPTPKQVPVSTNSHHVPRVAEVSDEQSGPITILVVDDEPDIELLISQQYYKKIRAGEWKIEFAENGAQALERIDANPDIEIVLTDLHMPVMDGLTLLGNLHEGGYPLKALVLSAYGDILNVRRAMNLGAYDFLFKPIEFDDLEQTIYKTHKAVQFQRKMSRSHTRLTGLEGDLALVKRMQKAVLPAQLPESDEVSAYAYMLPAQEVNSNFYDLFYLNDDQLAFFIGNVTGEGFPAAMLMSTSRTLLKADAQRAFPPASCMRTLNDLVLPERLGDQFVTAFYGNLNLKTGLLTYCNAGHNPPLVVRASGEVEQLSWEGSIAIGVQKEVVYTDHSISLAEGDGLFLYTEGLIKNAAEDGAVLDVDGLKAMLKTQAGIKPSRLIRQLIRDMGASPAGAIHDLTVISLRRESLL; via the coding sequence ATGGACGCAAAGCAATGGACGCTGGTTGAGCACCTTTTTGAAGAGGTGAAGCAAGTGCCTGAACCCGACCGTAACGGGTTCTTGTTGAAGAAAAGCAAGGGAGACGAAGCCGTGGTCGCTGAGGTAGAGGCATTGTTGGCTGCGGATCCCGATGTTAATACTTTTTTTGAAGACTTTCAGGAGGCACTTTTTATCAAGCCTTCAACAGCGGCAGTGCCTGTGATTTCCAGTACCGAAGACCCGTTGCTTGGCCAGTTGATTGCGCATTATCAGGTTGAGGAAAAGATTGGAGAAGGAGGCATGGGTGTTGTCTATAGAGCCCGTGACACGCGGCTTAACCGTTCAGTAGCGCTCAAAATTCTCCGCCGGGATATTGGCAAAGATGAGGCGATTAGAAGGCGTTTTCTCACTGAAGCACGGGCAGCTTCAGCGTTGAGCCATCCCAATGTGGCTACAATTTATACCGCTGAGCCTTTCTCAGAAGAGCAGCTCATGATTGCCATGATGTTTTGTGAGGGCGGTTCGCTGAAAGCGCGGATTAACCAGGGTCGCATGGAAGTATCCGAGGCCGTGGAAATTGCAGGGCAAATTGGAAGAGGCCTGCAAGCAGCCCACAAAGCCGGCGTTGTGCATCGGGATATCAAGCCAGGCAATTTACTCTTTGATGGATCAGGCAATATCCGGATCGTTGACTTTGGCATTGCGCGGTTTGAAGGGGATACCAGGCTTACGCTTACCTCACACGCTATGGGGACGCTCTCTTACATGTCTCCTGAACAAGCCGCCGGGAAAGCTGACCACCGGGCGGATATCTGGTCGTTGGGTGCTGTGTTATACGAGATGCTAACTGGACAGCCGCCATATGCGCAGAACCAAACGCATGCTATCCTCTATGCGCTTGTGAATGAACCGGTCGTGCCTGTTTCAGCATTCAGGCCTGATTTGCCGGCCAGGCTTGAGGCAATCTTGGGCAAAGCGTTGCAGAAAGATCCCTCGTTACGCTACGCAGATTTGGGTGCGCTGCTTGACGACTTTGAGCAATTGAACCAGAAGTCCGCTCCTACACCAAAGCAAGTGCCCGTGTCTACGAATTCGCATCATGTACCGCGTGTTGCCGAAGTGTCAGACGAACAAAGCGGCCCCATTACAATTCTGGTGGTTGATGATGAGCCGGATATTGAACTCTTGATTTCTCAGCAATACTACAAGAAAATTCGCGCTGGTGAATGGAAAATTGAGTTTGCCGAAAACGGCGCGCAGGCGCTAGAGCGCATCGACGCGAATCCAGACATTGAAATTGTGCTGACAGACCTGCACATGCCTGTGATGGATGGGCTCACCTTGCTGGGCAACTTGCATGAAGGCGGGTACCCGCTCAAGGCACTGGTGTTGTCGGCATACGGAGATATCCTGAACGTCCGACGTGCCATGAACCTGGGGGCCTATGATTTTCTATTCAAGCCCATCGAATTTGATGACCTTGAGCAGACCATCTATAAAACCCACAAAGCAGTTCAATTTCAGCGGAAGATGTCCCGCTCGCACACCCGGCTAACCGGACTTGAAGGCGACCTCGCGCTTGTGAAGCGGATGCAGAAAGCCGTCTTGCCGGCGCAGCTGCCTGAAAGTGATGAGGTAAGCGCATACGCTTACATGTTGCCCGCGCAAGAAGTGAACAGTAACTTCTACGACCTCTTTTATCTCAACGACGACCAGCTTGCCTTTTTTATTGGCAACGTCACAGGAGAAGGATTCCCGGCGGCTATGCTGATGTCTACCAGTCGTACGTTGTTGAAAGCGGATGCCCAGCGTGCTTTCCCGCCGGCATCGTGTATGCGCACACTCAATGACCTGGTACTTCCGGAACGCCTTGGCGATCAGTTTGTGACGGCGTTTTATGGAAACCTGAACCTGAAAACAGGGCTGTTGACGTATTGTAATGCCGGCCACAATCCGCCGCTTGTTGTACGTGCCTCAGGTGAAGTAGAGCAGTTGAGTTGGGAAGGCAGTATTGCCATTGGCGTGCAAAAGGAAGTTGTGTACACTGATCATTCAATTTCGCTGGCTGAAGGTGACGGACTATTCTTATATACAGAAGGGTTAATCAAAAATGCCGCTGAAGACGGTGCTGTGCTCGATGTTGATGGGCTCAAAGCCATGCTGAAAACACAAGCCGGCATAAAACCTTCGCGTTTGATACGCCAGCTTATTCGGGATATGGGTGCAAGTCCTGCTGGCGCTATTCATGACCTTACCGTCATCTCGCTGCGCAGGGAATCGTTGTTGTAG